A single window of Bradyrhizobium daqingense DNA harbors:
- a CDS encoding efflux RND transporter permease subunit: MNISKFFIERPIFAIVLSIVIFLAGVISIPLLPVGEYPEVVPPSVVVRATYPGANPKETAESVATPLEEAINGVEGIMYMKSVAGSDGSLQIVVTFLPSVDPDTAAVRVQNRVSQALSRLPDQVRQYGVTTQKQSPTPLLYVSLYSSDGRYDTLYLRNYLTLNVKDELSRLNGIGHVGLYGAGDYAMRIWLDPNKLSSRNLTASDVLKAIREQNVQVSAGQLGAEPSPKTTDFLVSINVRGRLATEEEFGAIVLKSGEDGQVVRLADVARLELGAGDYTMRVFEGNKTAATAGVFLSPGANALGVADAVYGRLSKLSESFPPGITYKVVWDPTVFVRESIRAVLNTLLEAVFLVILVVILFLQTWRASVIPLIAVPVSVVGTFAFLYLLGFSINTLTLFGLVLAIGIVVDDAIVVVENVEHHIARGLSPHEAAHQAMREVSGPIIAIALVLCAAFVPMAFLSGVTGQFYKQFAVTIAISTVISAVNSLTLSPALAAKLLQRHGAPKDRLARVIEAAFGWLFRPFNRLFQISAGGYQGLVRKSLGRRGVALAVYAGLLAITAVLFQSVPGGFIPAQDKLYLFSGAKLPEGASLARTEAVTRKMDEIARTVEGVDFVNAYAGFNALQFVNTPNITTAYILLKPYGERKRSAAEITAELNAKFAGIKGGFSYALLPPPIQGLGNGSGYSLYLKDRGGLGHGALQDALNVFMAEIARTPGMTHPVSSYQANIPQLEVKVDRVKAKAQGVALSDLFETLQVYLGSSYINDFNKFGRVYRVMAQADASFRQQADDIGNLRTRNARGEMVPISSMVTVVPTYGPDPVVRYNGFPAADVIGDSDPRVLSSAEVIAKITEIARRVLPRGIELEWTDLSYQQVSQSSAAPIVFLLAVILVFLVLASLYESWTLPLAVILIVPMCIFSAMFGVWLTGGDNNIFVQVGLVVLMGLACKNAILIVEFARELELQGKGIIEAALEACHLRLRPIVMTSVAFIAGCVPLLLGHGAGSEVREAIGVTVLAGMLGVTVFGLFLTPVFYVALRAWSTARAKTERSLGQVVVKPE; this comes from the coding sequence ATGAACATCTCGAAGTTCTTTATTGAACGCCCGATCTTCGCAATTGTCCTGTCGATTGTCATTTTCCTGGCAGGCGTCATCTCGATTCCTCTGCTGCCAGTCGGTGAGTATCCTGAAGTCGTTCCGCCCAGCGTGGTGGTGCGTGCAACCTATCCGGGCGCCAATCCCAAGGAGACGGCGGAGTCCGTTGCGACGCCGCTCGAAGAAGCGATCAACGGCGTCGAAGGCATCATGTACATGAAGTCGGTCGCTGGTTCCGACGGCAGCCTGCAGATCGTCGTGACGTTCCTGCCCAGCGTCGATCCCGACACCGCTGCCGTTCGCGTGCAAAACCGGGTGAGCCAAGCGCTCAGCCGGCTGCCGGACCAAGTGCGTCAGTATGGTGTGACGACGCAAAAGCAGTCTCCCACGCCGCTGCTGTACGTGAGCCTGTATTCGTCCGACGGCCGTTATGACACACTTTATCTGCGAAATTACCTGACCCTGAACGTCAAGGACGAGCTATCGCGCCTGAACGGCATAGGCCATGTCGGGCTGTACGGCGCCGGTGACTATGCCATGCGCATCTGGCTCGATCCGAACAAGCTGTCGTCACGCAATCTGACTGCCTCGGACGTGCTCAAGGCGATACGCGAGCAGAATGTGCAGGTGTCCGCTGGACAGCTGGGTGCCGAACCATCTCCCAAGACGACGGACTTCCTGGTCTCTATAAACGTTCGTGGCCGCCTTGCCACTGAGGAAGAGTTCGGCGCTATCGTGCTCAAGAGCGGCGAAGACGGCCAGGTGGTTCGTCTTGCTGACGTCGCCCGGCTCGAACTTGGAGCCGGTGACTACACGATGCGGGTTTTTGAGGGCAACAAGACCGCAGCAACCGCCGGCGTCTTTCTGTCGCCCGGCGCCAACGCGCTCGGCGTAGCCGATGCGGTTTACGGCAGGTTGAGCAAGCTGTCGGAAAGCTTCCCTCCGGGCATCACCTACAAGGTGGTCTGGGATCCGACCGTCTTCGTGCGCGAGTCAATTCGTGCGGTGCTGAACACGCTTCTGGAGGCGGTATTCCTCGTCATTCTCGTTGTCATCCTCTTCCTGCAGACCTGGCGAGCGTCGGTTATACCGCTGATTGCCGTGCCGGTGTCCGTTGTCGGCACCTTTGCCTTCCTGTATCTGCTCGGATTCTCCATCAACACCCTGACCTTGTTCGGTCTAGTGCTGGCCATCGGCATTGTCGTTGACGATGCAATCGTCGTGGTCGAGAACGTCGAACACCATATCGCGCGGGGGCTTAGCCCGCATGAAGCCGCCCACCAGGCCATGCGTGAGGTCTCAGGTCCCATCATCGCCATTGCGCTGGTGCTCTGCGCTGCGTTCGTGCCGATGGCGTTCCTCTCGGGCGTCACCGGTCAATTCTACAAGCAGTTCGCAGTAACGATTGCAATCTCTACGGTGATCTCTGCGGTCAACTCGCTGACCCTGTCGCCGGCCCTGGCGGCGAAGCTGCTGCAGCGGCATGGGGCTCCAAAGGACCGGCTGGCGCGGGTTATCGAGGCGGCATTCGGCTGGCTGTTCCGCCCGTTCAATCGCCTCTTTCAAATAAGTGCTGGAGGTTATCAAGGGCTGGTGCGCAAGTCACTCGGCCGGCGTGGTGTTGCGCTCGCAGTCTATGCAGGTCTCTTGGCGATCACGGCCGTGCTGTTCCAGTCGGTGCCGGGCGGCTTTATACCTGCCCAGGACAAGCTCTACCTGTTCTCGGGTGCAAAGCTGCCCGAGGGGGCGTCTCTTGCCCGAACGGAGGCGGTTACGCGAAAGATGGACGAAATCGCCCGGACCGTCGAGGGTGTGGACTTCGTCAACGCCTATGCTGGCTTCAATGCGTTGCAGTTCGTGAATACGCCGAACATCACGACCGCCTATATCCTGCTGAAGCCGTACGGCGAACGCAAGCGCAGCGCGGCGGAGATTACCGCCGAGCTCAACGCCAAGTTCGCAGGCATCAAGGGCGGGTTCTCGTACGCGCTGCTCCCGCCGCCCATCCAGGGGCTCGGCAACGGATCGGGCTATTCCCTGTACCTCAAGGATCGAGGGGGCCTTGGCCATGGCGCCCTGCAAGACGCCCTCAACGTGTTCATGGCCGAGATCGCGCGCACCCCGGGCATGACCCATCCCGTCAGCTCCTATCAAGCCAACATTCCTCAACTCGAGGTCAAGGTCGACCGAGTGAAAGCCAAGGCCCAAGGAGTGGCGTTATCCGACCTGTTCGAAACGTTGCAGGTGTATCTTGGCTCTAGCTACATCAACGACTTCAACAAGTTCGGCCGGGTCTACAGGGTCATGGCCCAGGCCGACGCATCGTTTCGCCAGCAAGCGGACGACATCGGCAACCTGCGCACGCGCAACGCGCGCGGCGAGATGGTGCCGATCAGTTCGATGGTGACCGTTGTGCCAACGTACGGCCCCGATCCGGTGGTCCGCTACAACGGCTTCCCGGCGGCAGACGTCATCGGTGATTCCGATCCCAGAGTGCTTTCGTCGGCAGAGGTCATTGCCAAGATAACGGAGATCGCAAGGCGGGTCTTGCCTCGTGGCATCGAGCTGGAGTGGACGGATCTCAGCTACCAGCAGGTGAGCCAGAGCAGCGCGGCGCCCATTGTCTTTCTCCTTGCCGTAATCCTCGTCTTCCTGGTCCTCGCCTCGCTTTATGAAAGCTGGACGCTGCCCTTGGCGGTCATTCTCATCGTGCCGATGTGTATTTTCTCGGCAATGTTTGGCGTCTGGCTCACGGGGGGCGACAACAACATCTTCGTGCAGGTGGGACTGGTCGTGCTCATGGGGTTGGCTTGCAAGAATGCCATCCTCATCGTCGAGTTCGCTCGCGAACTGGAGCTCCAGGGCAAGGGCATCATCGAAGCTGCGCTCGAAGCCTGCCACTTGCGGCTACGTCCAATCGTGATGACGTCGGTTGCCTTTATCGCAGGTTGCGTGCCACTGCTGCTGGGTCACGGCGCCGGAAGCGAGGTCCGGGAGGCGATCGGTGTCACGGTTCTGGCTGGCATGCTGGGCGTTACAGTGTTCGGTCTCTTCCTCACGCCAGTCTTCTATGTGGCGTTGCGCGCGTGGTCGACCGCGCGCGCGAAGACCGAACGGTCGCTGGGGCAAGTTGTCGTTAAACCCGAATAA
- a CDS encoding ATP-binding protein, protein MTGLETTSGSGASPLWAPQQADTVSFGPFSLHDKTRLLERDGQPVKLGSRALDILRLLVSRAGDVVSKNELLAHAWPGLAVEEISLRVHIAELRKALGDGKEGARYITNIPSRGYCFVAPVHRIADAPPAVSLAAQALSAPETTLAPILPHRLERMVGRDDVVREVAERLLTERFITLRGPGGIGKTTVAIALAHELSAQFDGQVRFLDFSMVKDAGLVAGTIAWALGLVVQHSDPTDSIVSYLRNRRQLLVLDSCEHVVEAIAGVAERIHQQAPGVSILVTSRESLLVEGEQIFELGPLEGPPQGAGLNASEMLAYPAARLFMERAAAAGHRAEIVDEDAEVLAEICSKLDGIALAIELAAVRVGTHGLRELVTLLDGRLKLEWRGRRTAPPRHQTLGATLDWSYGLISESERIVLRRLAIFAAPFTLQGATMVAGEAGDPAERIVESLEQLVAKSLISVRPDGAVTRYRLLDTTRAYATQKLADNGEATSIAGRHARYVQHALETTAADAGQGDQASRSRARTVLFSDARAALKWAFANDDGAGLRVPLAGACARLFVELNLLDEGRLWSSRALSMLDESTRGSAWELELQATLGHAFMFTERNSDQAELALRRGLEIAEALGDRPNKFRLLARLNMFYRRTGNFCELLPTAFEAERVAREIGDKAGLVGAKALVGVSYHLIGDQRTAQLHLDEGLLDAAALRGAQPGHFAYARMPQVPLARVLWLLGFPDRAVECVHSIIKAAPQDAVMHCIALCWSASLYGWIGDWSSVEQMAGRISTHAASHALAPYQAVSAGFRAQAMIARGERKAGIELLQNVLVRLHADRYELYASAFISELSQGLAELGHLAEGLRVLHEAIARIEPAGDAFDAPELLRLRGELEARGGDAKAAEASFMASIALAEEQGALSWRLRTEISLARFRRKQRRAKPLDGLAETYARFTEGFETADLKAARQLLDEATK, encoded by the coding sequence GTGACCGGGCTTGAAACAACGAGCGGTTCTGGCGCAAGTCCCTTGTGGGCACCGCAGCAGGCAGACACGGTCTCTTTCGGACCGTTCTCCCTTCACGACAAGACCCGGCTGCTTGAAAGGGATGGGCAGCCAGTCAAGCTGGGCAGTCGGGCACTGGATATCCTGCGGCTGTTGGTCAGCCGCGCTGGCGACGTCGTATCGAAGAACGAGCTGTTGGCCCACGCGTGGCCGGGCCTTGCCGTCGAAGAGATCAGTTTGCGAGTGCATATCGCCGAGCTTCGCAAGGCGCTCGGTGACGGCAAGGAGGGCGCGCGCTATATCACGAATATACCGAGCCGTGGTTATTGCTTCGTCGCACCGGTGCATCGCATCGCAGACGCGCCCCCGGCGGTTTCGCTTGCTGCGCAGGCGCTGAGCGCCCCGGAGACAACGCTTGCGCCAATCCTGCCTCACCGCCTAGAGCGGATGGTCGGACGGGACGATGTTGTGCGGGAAGTGGCGGAGCGTTTACTGACCGAACGCTTCATCACGCTCAGGGGCCCTGGTGGAATCGGAAAGACCACCGTTGCGATCGCGCTGGCCCACGAGCTCTCGGCGCAATTCGACGGCCAAGTTCGCTTTCTCGACTTCAGCATGGTGAAGGATGCCGGGCTTGTCGCCGGCACGATCGCATGGGCTCTTGGACTCGTGGTGCAGCATTCTGACCCGACGGACAGCATCGTCAGCTACTTGCGCAACCGCCGCCAACTGCTGGTGCTCGACAGTTGCGAGCATGTCGTCGAGGCCATTGCCGGGGTGGCAGAGCGTATCCACCAGCAGGCGCCCGGGGTCAGCATCCTCGTTACCAGCCGCGAGTCGCTGCTTGTGGAAGGCGAGCAGATTTTCGAGCTCGGTCCGCTCGAGGGGCCCCCGCAGGGTGCGGGGCTGAACGCAAGCGAGATGCTGGCTTATCCGGCTGCGCGCTTGTTCATGGAGCGGGCTGCCGCGGCGGGCCATCGCGCGGAAATTGTTGACGAAGACGCTGAAGTTCTCGCCGAAATATGCAGCAAGCTCGATGGCATAGCGCTGGCGATCGAACTCGCCGCCGTGCGGGTCGGCACGCATGGATTGCGCGAGTTGGTGACCCTGCTCGACGGCCGGTTGAAGCTGGAGTGGCGCGGCCGACGGACGGCGCCTCCGCGCCATCAAACACTCGGCGCCACGCTCGACTGGAGCTATGGTCTGATCAGCGAGAGCGAGCGGATCGTCCTGCGTCGCCTTGCTATCTTCGCCGCTCCCTTCACGTTGCAAGGCGCGACCATGGTCGCGGGCGAGGCGGGCGATCCGGCCGAGCGCATTGTGGAGTCGTTGGAGCAGCTCGTTGCCAAGTCGCTGATTTCGGTGCGTCCTGACGGCGCCGTGACGCGCTATCGGCTTCTTGACACTACCAGGGCTTATGCGACGCAGAAGCTCGCCGACAACGGTGAAGCGACGAGTATCGCCGGCCGGCACGCCCGCTACGTCCAGCACGCGCTGGAAACGACGGCCGCAGATGCAGGCCAGGGCGACCAGGCATCGCGTTCGCGCGCTCGGACGGTGCTGTTTTCCGACGCGCGTGCGGCGCTGAAATGGGCGTTCGCCAATGATGACGGTGCTGGACTGCGCGTCCCGCTGGCCGGTGCCTGCGCCAGGTTGTTCGTCGAGCTCAACCTGCTGGACGAAGGGCGCCTATGGTCAAGCCGCGCGCTTTCGATGCTCGATGAGTCGACCCGCGGCAGTGCGTGGGAACTGGAGCTTCAGGCAACCCTCGGACACGCCTTCATGTTTACCGAGCGCAACAGCGATCAGGCTGAACTGGCGCTACGCCGCGGCCTCGAAATTGCAGAGGCGCTGGGCGACCGTCCCAACAAATTTCGTCTGCTGGCGCGCTTGAATATGTTCTATCGGCGCACTGGCAATTTTTGCGAACTGCTTCCCACCGCTTTTGAGGCGGAACGTGTTGCGCGCGAGATCGGTGACAAGGCCGGTCTTGTCGGGGCCAAAGCACTGGTCGGCGTTTCCTATCACCTGATCGGCGATCAGCGAACTGCGCAACTGCATCTCGACGAAGGGCTCTTGGATGCAGCTGCGCTTCGCGGTGCCCAACCCGGTCATTTTGCCTACGCGAGAATGCCACAGGTGCCGCTCGCGCGCGTGTTATGGCTGCTTGGGTTTCCCGATCGGGCCGTCGAATGCGTTCACTCTATCATCAAGGCGGCACCACAGGACGCGGTGATGCATTGCATCGCTCTGTGCTGGTCTGCATCACTCTATGGTTGGATCGGGGATTGGTCCTCAGTCGAACAGATGGCCGGGCGTATTTCGACTCATGCCGCGAGCCACGCACTGGCGCCTTATCAGGCCGTATCCGCCGGTTTCCGCGCCCAGGCGATGATTGCGCGCGGTGAGCGCAAAGCAGGAATCGAATTGCTGCAGAACGTGCTGGTGCGTTTGCATGCGGATCGGTACGAACTGTATGCATCTGCCTTCATCTCCGAGCTTTCACAGGGGTTGGCAGAGCTGGGCCACCTGGCGGAGGGGCTGCGCGTCCTGCACGAGGCGATCGCCCGCATCGAGCCGGCCGGCGACGCTTTCGACGCGCCGGAGCTTCTGCGCCTGCGCGGTGAACTGGAGGCGCGCGGCGGTGACGCGAAGGCGGCAGAAGCAAGCTTCATGGCCTCGATCGCGCTGGCCGAGGAGCAGGGCGCGCTATCGTGGCGGCTGCGAACGGAGATATCGCTGGCCCGCTTTCGACGCAAGCAACGCAGGGCGAAGCCGCTGGACGGACTGGCCGAGACCTACGCCCGCTTCACGGAAGGGTTCGAGACGGCCGATCTGAAGGCTGCACGCCAACTGCTGGACGAGGCCACGAAGTAG
- a CDS encoding S1/P1 nuclease, protein MRANLPKVALALVMTCCATSAFAWWDGGHMQIAYVAYKKLDAPVKEKVDALLKLNKDYAKWTASAPDERTAKRNAFVHAATWADDIKTKEYNYTRDKVDGPAAGQNIGYSDRNQHAYWHYKDINYSPDGTPLPAPDAIDLVTQLKLMIAALPPSSGATDDVRSYDLVWILHLVGDAHQPLHGIARYTRQIPNGDAGGNTEQVIPANGDVMALHAYWDSLFCGYISVAGAVFDADERDGLAGAAVSEAMAQISDPQAWIEESAELAKQYAYAAPVSLGANPVLLTRDYETNARNIARSQAALAAARLARLLNDALK, encoded by the coding sequence ATGCGCGCTAACCTGCCGAAAGTGGCTTTGGCTCTTGTGATGACATGCTGTGCTACGAGCGCATTTGCCTGGTGGGACGGCGGCCATATGCAGATTGCTTATGTGGCTTACAAGAAATTGGACGCGCCGGTGAAAGAAAAAGTCGATGCCCTCCTAAAATTGAACAAGGACTACGCCAAGTGGACCGCTAGCGCTCCCGACGAGCGTACCGCGAAACGCAACGCCTTTGTGCATGCGGCCACTTGGGCGGATGATATCAAGACGAAAGAATACAATTACACACGAGACAAGGTCGACGGCCCGGCCGCAGGGCAGAATATCGGCTACAGCGACCGCAATCAGCATGCGTATTGGCACTACAAGGACATAAACTACTCGCCGGATGGAACGCCGCTTCCAGCGCCTGACGCCATCGACCTCGTTACCCAGCTCAAGTTGATGATCGCTGCACTACCGCCAAGCTCCGGCGCGACAGACGACGTTCGCTCTTATGACTTGGTCTGGATCCTCCACCTCGTCGGGGACGCCCATCAACCACTCCATGGAATCGCGCGCTATACACGGCAGATCCCCAACGGTGATGCCGGCGGCAACACCGAACAGGTGATCCCCGCGAACGGAGACGTAATGGCGCTGCACGCATACTGGGATAGCCTGTTCTGCGGATATATCTCGGTAGCCGGAGCAGTGTTCGATGCGGACGAACGAGATGGCCTCGCAGGGGCCGCCGTGAGTGAAGCCATGGCGCAAATTTCAGACCCTCAGGCATGGATCGAAGAAAGCGCAGAATTGGCTAAGCAGTATGCCTACGCTGCTCCAGTAAGCCTGGGCGCCAATCCCGTACTACTCACCCGAGATTATGAAACCAACGCTCGCAACATTGCACGCAGCCAGGCGGCGCTCGCGGCCGCTCGATTGGCTCGTCTCTTGAACGATGCGCTGAAGTAA
- a CDS encoding efflux RND transporter periplasmic adaptor subunit, with translation MKTRTLLIAAAILTTVGAPLGLLAATGELTGNGEAAAMSLSPPAQVDVATVLLKRVQRWDEFNGRISAVGSVEIRSRVSGYVTHVAYKEGDEVRRGDVLFTIDPRPYEAALNSATAQLQRARATALLAKSRDERARRLLPSSAVSQDEADARHAAYAQSEADVLNAEAAVELAELNLNFTQVRAPIDGRAGRAMLTVGNLAVADQSLLTSMVSQDPVYVDFDPDEQSYLRYSAELRRSPANMLAVRVALAGDEGFAHVGMVDFQDNQVDSATGSIRMRAKLRNPDRIFTPGLYARVKVSSGYESDAVLIDDKAVLTDQDRKYVYVLASDNTAQRRDVQPGRKSDGLRLIESGLMAGDKVIIGGLQRIYSSGTPVKPAEVPMLAAAN, from the coding sequence ATGAAGACCAGAACACTACTGATAGCGGCAGCAATCCTCACAACGGTTGGTGCACCGCTGGGGCTTCTAGCGGCAACCGGAGAACTGACCGGCAATGGAGAGGCAGCGGCTATGAGCCTTAGTCCTCCTGCTCAGGTCGACGTTGCTACGGTGCTGCTCAAGCGCGTGCAGCGCTGGGACGAGTTCAACGGACGCATCAGCGCTGTCGGATCGGTCGAGATTCGGTCCCGAGTCAGCGGATATGTGACGCATGTCGCCTATAAGGAGGGAGATGAAGTCCGCCGCGGCGACGTTCTCTTCACCATCGACCCGCGACCGTACGAAGCGGCGCTGAACAGCGCCACGGCTCAGCTTCAGCGCGCCAGAGCAACGGCGCTGCTGGCAAAGAGCCGCGACGAACGTGCGCGGAGGCTCCTGCCGTCGAGTGCAGTGTCCCAGGACGAGGCCGACGCTCGCCACGCAGCCTACGCGCAGAGTGAGGCTGACGTGCTCAATGCAGAAGCCGCAGTCGAGCTTGCGGAGCTCAATCTCAACTTCACGCAGGTACGCGCGCCGATCGACGGTCGGGCCGGCCGCGCGATGCTGACCGTCGGCAATCTTGCAGTAGCGGATCAGAGCTTGCTGACCTCAATGGTCTCACAGGATCCGGTCTACGTCGATTTCGATCCGGACGAGCAGAGCTATCTTCGCTACAGCGCGGAATTGCGCCGGAGCCCTGCCAATATGCTTGCCGTACGTGTGGCGCTGGCGGGCGATGAAGGATTTGCGCACGTCGGAATGGTCGATTTTCAGGACAACCAAGTCGATTCCGCGACCGGAAGCATTCGCATGAGGGCGAAGCTGCGCAACCCCGATCGCATATTCACGCCCGGCTTGTACGCGCGCGTGAAAGTGTCCTCAGGTTACGAAAGTGACGCAGTCCTAATCGACGACAAGGCCGTGCTCACTGATCAGGATCGCAAGTATGTTTATGTCCTTGCTTCGGACAACACGGCACAACGAAGGGATGTTCAACCCGGCCGCAAGAGCGATGGGCTCCGCTTGATCGAGTCGGGCTTGATGGCAGGCGACAAGGTCATCATCGGCGGATTGCAGAGAATCTACAGTTCCGGCACTCCGGTAAAGCCAGCCGAAGTCCCAATGCTGGCCGCAGCAAACTGA
- a CDS encoding VOC family protein encodes MKFELAVIPVSDVARAKGFYARLGWRLDAEFTNGSDFHVIQFTPPGSGASVIFGKNVTPAKPGSSQGLYLIVSDIEAARKELLARGVKVSEVFHGGDNVHTGTDEPYLFGSVRISGPDPQRRTYQSFASFSDPDGNGWVLQEVTNRLPGRVEGDTTFASISDLAATLRRAAAAHGEHEKLIGEHDVNWPDWYAEYIVNEQAGKPLPK; translated from the coding sequence ATGAAGTTCGAACTCGCCGTTATCCCGGTCTCGGACGTCGCGCGCGCCAAGGGATTCTACGCCCGCCTTGGCTGGCGTTTGGACGCCGAGTTCACCAACGGCAGCGACTTCCACGTGATCCAGTTCACCCCGCCCGGCTCCGGTGCCTCGGTGATCTTCGGCAAGAACGTCACGCCGGCGAAGCCGGGTTCCAGCCAAGGCCTGTACCTGATCGTGTCTGACATCGAGGCTGCCCGGAAGGAGCTGCTTGCGCGCGGAGTTAAGGTCAGCGAGGTCTTCCACGGCGGCGACAACGTCCACACCGGTACCGATGAGCCCTACCTGTTCGGGAGCGTCCGGATCAGTGGCCCGGATCCGCAGCGCCGCACCTATCAATCGTTCGCGTCATTCAGCGATCCGGATGGCAATGGCTGGGTTCTGCAGGAAGTCACCAACCGTCTCCCCGGCCGGGTCGAGGGTGACACGACTTTCGCGTCGATATCCGACCTCGCGGCGACGCTTCGCCGGGCGGCAGCAGCCCACGGCGAGCATGAGAAGCTGATCGGCGAGCACGACGTGAACTGGCCGGATTGGTACGCGGAGTACATCGTCAACGAGCAGGCGGGCAAGCCGCTGCCGAAGTAG
- a CDS encoding alpha/beta fold hydrolase: MHKDANQTRRGFIGAAAALVTGIGLNGPAAAHLSLAALADATMPAPAISASQGNLKQINAGLLNVGYAESGPASAPAVLLLHGWPYGIDSFADVVPLLTTQGYRVIVPYLRGYGTTRFLSAASVRNAQPSAIAADMLALMDALKIEKAVVAGFDWGARTANIMAVLWPERVSAMVSVSGYLIGNQQAGKLPLPPKAELEWWYQFYFATERGRIGYDKHRLEFAKLIWKLASPKWNFDDATFERSAKAFDNPDHVAIVIHNYRWRLGLVDGEEAYDELEAQLALAPTIGVPTITMEGDANGAPHPDPAVYAKKFTGKYEHRHITGGIGHNLPQEAPNAFAQAILDVAAQV; the protein is encoded by the coding sequence ATGCACAAGGATGCCAACCAAACTCGCCGCGGGTTCATCGGAGCCGCTGCTGCGCTCGTGACCGGCATTGGATTGAACGGTCCTGCGGCCGCGCATCTTAGCCTTGCCGCACTTGCGGATGCGACGATGCCTGCGCCGGCGATAAGTGCCTCTCAGGGAAATCTGAAGCAGATCAATGCCGGCCTTCTGAACGTCGGATACGCAGAGAGCGGACCCGCAAGCGCGCCAGCGGTCCTGCTGCTGCACGGTTGGCCTTACGGCATCGACAGCTTCGCCGACGTCGTGCCGCTCCTGACCACCCAGGGGTATCGCGTCATCGTACCGTATCTGCGCGGCTATGGAACGACCCGCTTTCTTTCCGCTGCGAGCGTACGCAACGCCCAGCCTTCGGCAATCGCAGCGGACATGCTTGCGCTGATGGATGCGCTGAAAATCGAGAAGGCAGTCGTGGCCGGCTTCGACTGGGGCGCGCGCACCGCCAACATCATGGCTGTGCTCTGGCCGGAGCGTGTTAGCGCGATGGTGTCCGTCAGCGGCTATCTGATCGGCAACCAGCAGGCCGGCAAACTGCCGCTGCCGCCGAAAGCCGAGTTGGAATGGTGGTATCAGTTCTATTTCGCCACCGAGCGCGGCCGCATCGGCTACGACAAGCATCGCCTTGAGTTCGCGAAGCTGATTTGGAAGCTCGCATCGCCGAAATGGAATTTCGACGACGCCACCTTCGAGCGAAGCGCGAAAGCCTTCGACAATCCCGATCACGTCGCGATTGTGATCCACAACTATCGCTGGCGGCTTGGATTGGTCGACGGCGAAGAGGCTTATGACGAACTCGAGGCGCAGCTCGCGCTGGCGCCGACCATCGGAGTGCCGACCATCACCATGGAGGGCGACGCCAATGGCGCGCCGCATCCCGATCCCGCTGTCTACGCGAAGAAGTTCACCGGCAAGTACGAGCACCGGCACATCACGGGCGGCATCGGCCACAATCTTCCCCAGGAAGCGCCGAACGCTTTCGCACAGGCCATTCTCGACGTCGCCGCGCAGGTGTGA